The following are from one region of the Arachis duranensis cultivar V14167 chromosome 10, aradu.V14167.gnm2.J7QH, whole genome shotgun sequence genome:
- the LOC107469678 gene encoding eukaryotic translation initiation factor 3 subunit F — protein MAASDRTVLQFSSSSSSSTSLSARVHPLVVFNICDCYVRRPDQAERVIGTLLGSVLPDGTVDIRNSYAVPHNESVDQVALDIEYHHNMLISHQKVNPKEVIVGWYSTGLGVTGGSALIHEFYSREVPNPIHLTVDTGFTNGEGTIKAYVSNNLSLGDRQIAAQFQEIPLDLRMVEAERVGFDTLKSTNVDKIPSDLEGMEMSMQHLLDLIDDMYRYVDDVVEGRVAPDNKIGRYISDAVGSLPKLPPDAFDKLINDSLQDHLLLLYLSSITRTQLSLAEKLNTAAQIL, from the exons ATGGCGGCGAGCGATCGCACAGTATTGCAGTTTTCTTCTTCGTCCTCTTCTTCGACGAGCTTGTCTGCGAGGGTGCACCCTCTGGTTGTGTTCAACATCTGCGATTGCTACGTTCGGCGCCCCGACCAAGCTGAGCGCGTCATTGGAACCCTACTCGGCTCCGTCCTCCCCGATGGCACCGTCGATATTCGCAACTCCTACGCCGTTCCTCATAATGAGTCCGTCGATCAG gTTGCCCTGGATATTGAGTATCACCACAACATGTTAATATCCCACCAAAAAGTGAATCCAAAGGAAGTCATAGTTGGATG GTATTCAACTGGTCTCGGAGTTACTGGTGGTAGTGCATTGATCCATGAATTTTATTCTAGAGAAGTACCCAATCCCATACATTTGACTGTTGATACTGGATTCACAAATGGAGAGGGTACCATAAAGGCATATGTTTCAAACAATTTATCTCTCGGAGACCGCCAAATTGCTGCACAGTTTCAAGAAATTCCATTGGATCTTCGTATGGTTGAGGCTGAGCGAGTTGGAT TTGATACTCTGAAGTCAACCAACGTTGACAAAATTCCCTCTGATTTAGAAGGGATGGAAATGTCAATGCAACATCTACTAGACTTGATCGATGACATGTACAGATATGTTGATGATGTTGTG GAAGGGCGTGTTGCTCCGGACAATAAAATTGGGCGATATATATCAGATGCTGTAGGCTCCCTTCCCAAATTACCCCCAGATGCTTTTGATAAGCTTATTAATGACAGCTTGCAG GATCACTTGCTCTTGTTATATTTATCTAGCATCACAAGGACACAGCTTAGCTTGGCCGAAAAATTGAACACGGCTGCTCAAATTCTGTGA